The DNA region CAAAGGAGGTTTATGGTGTCAAATGAAGTCGCTGCATTTTCTGTGGACATTATTTATGCGTTGCCACATCAGCAAAAAGTGATACCCGTTTCAGTGCTTCCTGGAACTACGTTTATCGAAGCGGTAAGGAAAAGTCGTATCGGTGACTTTTTCCCAGAACTGGATCTCGAACATATTAAGTTGGGCTGTTTTAGCCATGTGGTAAAAGCAGATGATGTGCTCCAACCTGGGCAACGGGTAGAAATTTATCGGCCGCTGATAGCTGATCCCAAAGATGTCCGGCGTAAACGGGCGGAAAAGGCTAAAGATGAAGGGCGTATAAATAAAACGACAGGCGCTAAAATCAGTTAGCACCATAATTATAAAAAAGAGCACTGGGTGCTCTTTTTTATGATCAAGGAAATTACTTACCTGCTGCCGGTTCTACTGGTTTTACTTCACTACTGTTGCTTCTAGCAGGATTTTTCTCTTCGATCAATGGCTTGGTATCTGGGCGCTGTTCTGGCACTTGAGGCACTAATTCCGGACTGCGAGCCTCTGGTAGCAAGGTTTGCTCCAGCGGTGTATTGAAGTCTTTGCTCAAGGCGTAGTCACCAGAAACGGAAGCCAGCTTGTCACCATTGAAATGAGCTATCAGCTCTTTATGGGTGACACTCGCATCACGACCGCTCTTATAATGATACACGTAATACCAAGTATCATCTGCGAAACTATCACGTAATACCGGACGCCCCAGCACATATTCGACTTGCTCTTTGGTCATGTCGATACGCAGCTTTTCTACTTGCTGAGTTTCCATATAGTTGCCCTGCGGAATGTCAGGCTTGTATACCAGCCAGTCCATCACGCTACAGGCATTTAGTGATAACGCGAGGGCGGCTGCGCCCATCAGGGTAAGACTTTGCTTTTTAATCAACATCGGGATTGCTGCTTCCTGAAAAACTGCGGGCCATAATAACCAAGCCCCATTATTAAATACAAGAATTATCGGCGGTCTGTCAGAGCTTTGACAAAAGGTTTGTGTAATAGTTCTGTGGTATCTCATGTTACAGGCCTGTGTGGCAATGTCAGATTTTATCGAGATAGCCGCAGAGGTTGGATCTTTGAGCTTCTGTTATTGCAAAACTTTTCTCAAGTAACCAGAATGTGAAATAGACTCAATAACGTTATGGATAAAGGACTGGCAATAACCGATGGAAAAGGGAAGTTTAGTTTGTGTAGGCACAGGATTGCAGCTCGCAGGCCACGTCACTGTTATTGGTAAGAGTTATATCGAAAGTGCCCAAGAGGTTTTTCTTTAATGCCAGATGCATTTGGACAACGCTGGCTTGAAGGATTGAACGCTAATATTACCGATCTGCAGCAATTTTATGCCCATAAGGGCGAAGTAAAAAACCGTCGCCTTACCTATGAACAAATGACAGAAGCCATTATGGCTGCGGTTAGAGCGGGTAAACGGGTTGTTGGGGTTTTTTATGGTCACCCCGGGGTATTCGCTTGCGTGCCGCATATGGCAATTGCGCGGGCGCGCCAAGAAGGGTTTCGGGCGGCAATGGAGCCTGGCATCTCTGCAGAAGATTGTTTATGGGCCGATCTTGGTATTGACCCTGGTAATTATGGCTGCCAAAGTTTGGAGGCCAGTCAATTGATGTTTTTTGAACATCAACTGGACAATAGCGGCTATGTGTTGTTATGGCAGATTGCCTTGGCCGGGGAACACACGCTGACGGGGTTTTCCACCACAGCGGAACGCTTAAGCGTTTTAGTTGATTTGTTACAACAATGGTATCCAGCCGAGCACAAAGTGTGCTTATATGAAGCGAGTAATTTGCCTATTGGTGCATGTCGTGCAGAATGGGTTTATTTAAAGGATTTGCCGGAGGCAACACTCCATGCCATTACCACGCTGGTGATCCCTCCAGTGCGGGAATTGCAGTACAACCTTCGGGTGCTCAATCAATTGGGATTGACGCCGGAGGATTTAGGTTAGTGACTCATACGGAGGTGTTATGGAAGCGTTACAACTATTTTTAACCAGATTGGGTGAAGATGCGGGATTTCGGGCGGCATTTTCGGCAGATCCTGAGACGGTGTTAGCGCAAAGTGGTCTTCAGGAGCAGCATGCTATGGCGGTGCAACGTCAAGACGGCGCGGCATTGCAAACCTTAAGTGGTGATGATCATGTGCCTTTTTTGATAGTGAACCATGGTAACAGACTGTAAGTTAAGCCGTTATCTGCTTATTTTTGTTCTGCTATTCAGTGGGGGTAGTCGTTTGTCTGCAGCCCCCATTGATGAAGTAGATGTATCTCTCGGTAAACTCGAAAAAATTCTCAAAAGTGACGTTGCTGCTGCTCAACAACAGATTGAGGCGATGAAGCCTAGGATCGGCTCCTTTACCTCAGAGCAAGCCGCTAGGTTACTCATTGCTTCAGCCATCAGTAAGATTTTCAGTGGTGATTTTGAAGAGGCGCTATCGTTTCTGGATAAAGCGGAAACTAAGGCTAATGCCCCGCAATATCTGAGTCAGATATATAACTACCGCGCTACTTGTCTCATTGGTTTACGTCGTTATCGTGACGCGCTATTGGTTATGGGAAGAAATCTGGCATTACTGGAAAAAGTTGATGATCCCGTCGAGAAGCGTGACTCTTACTTTCGGATTGCTAATTTATACGATGAATTAGAAGCATATGACGAGATGGGGTTATATGCTTCTCGTATTCTTGATCTCGCTGAAAGCGAAAAAGATACCAAGGCGTACTGTTATGGCATCTTTCTATTAGCAATGTCACAGAATGGCCGAGGGATGCTGAAACAGGCTCAGGAAGGGTTTCAAAATGGCCTGAGTTATTGTTCTGAACACGGTTATTTATTGATGATTGCTATGATCAATAAGGGCCTGGGCGATACGGTCAGGCAATTGGGCGATAATCGTGCCGCACAACGCTATTTCCGTACGGCGTTAGCACAATATCAACAGTTTCATTTCGCTACCGAAATTGTTAGTACCAGTGCCATGTTAGCGCAAGTCGATTTAGCGTTAGGTGATGAGCAGGAAGCTGAATCGATGGCGATGGAAGTTCTCTCAGACAGTGGTAGCAGTTATACGGCTGCTAGGCGTGACGCCTTAAAGGTGATGGCCGAAATCGTGGCTAATCGAGATGATTTTGCTAAAGCCTATGACTACCAGAAACAGTACCTTGATCTCAACGATAAACTTTTTGATGAAAGCCGGGTCAAGGCACTAGCCTACCAAGCGGCTCATTTCAGCGCCAACGAGCGTGAACAGGAACTCAAATTGCTCAATAAAGAGCGGGAGCTTTTGCTTACGCGCGGGATGCTGCGGGAAAAAGAGCATAATAACATGGTAACCTTTGCCAGCCTTCTCAGTGTCGCCATGCTGATGCTCGTTGCCTTCTCTTATTGGGGGTGGCAACAAAAGCAAAGATTTATGAAGCTTTCCCGGCAAGATCAACTGACCGGAATATATAACCGTGCCACAGTACAGATGATGGGCGACAATCAATTTGTGCAGGCCATGCGTCGGGACGCTCATTTTAGTCTAATGTTGTTTGATCTGGATAACTTCAAACAGATTAACGACAACTTTGGCTTTGGATGTGGTGACTGGGCAATATGCCGGGTCGTCGAATCGGTTCAAGCTGAGCTTTCGCGGAAACATATTTTTGCTCGCATGGGGGCGAAGAATTTGTCATTATCATGCCTGATGTCGATGCCGCTGCGGCCATAGCGCTGGCAGAGCAGATACGTCAAGTGATTGCCGCTATCTCCAGTAACCGAAGTGGCCATCAGTTTGTGATTACAGCCAGTTTTGGCGTAAGTAGTCGTACCCCTGTTGATTTGAGTTTGGAACCGCTCATTAACCGGGCGGATAAGGCATTACATCAAGCAAAATTATCTGGGCGTAACCGCGTCTGTATGACGCCAGAGGTGGTGGCAGATGTCCCAGATGTTGAGGAAGTGTTGAGCAACTGAGTTAATTGCATTAAAGATCCAGATAGGCATTTATTCTCTGATGCTATTTTGTTTATACTGAAACTCCCCTAAGGCCGCAACTGAACGACAGCTTTGGCCACGTTAACTACATATCTTGATTTTCTTTGTCTGGCATCAGGTGTTCCAGCGCTCGTCTATTATTGGTTGCAATCTACCCTTACGTCATGGCCGTATTTTCTTACCCGTTTGCTTGAGGATTCCTGATGGAACAGGACAATATTTTAATTTCTACCTTATTGTTTTTACTGGCAGCTGTAGTGCTGGTACCACTGGGTAAGCGTTTCGGTGTCGGGCCAATCTTGTCTTATCTTGCGGCTGGGGTCATTCTCGGCCCGGCGGGCATCGGCGTGGTTTCAGAACCCGCATCAGTGCTGCACATCGCCGAATTTGGTGTGGTCCTGATGTTATTTATCATGGGATTGCAGCTAAGTCCTGGGAAACTATGGGAATTACGCAGCGCTATTTTTGGATTGGGTAGTAGCCAATTAATCTTATCCTGGACTGCGGTCAGCCTCTTTTCTGTCTATCTTGGTCTTTCTTGGGCGAGTGCAATCATCATCGGCGCGGCATTGTCATTGTCTTCTACAGCCTTTGCCGTACAACTGATGGCTGAGCAACGTTTGTTAACCACTCCTATCGGCCGTGATGCTTTTGGGGTGCTGTTGATGCAGGATTTAGCGGTGATCCCCATGTTGTTGCTAACGGCTTATTTAGATCCAAATTCTGCCGAAGCTGGTCATAGGGCCGTGCCTTGGTATTGGACCTGCGTTGCACTACTTGGATTTTTGCTGATGGGTAAGTATTTACTACCTAAGCTATTGCAGCTAGTGGCAGCGAGTGGTGTCCCTGAAGTGTTAACTGCGTTTGCACTGTTATTGGTGATGGGAAGTGCCGCGCTGATGGCTTGGTTGGGGCTATCTTCTGGCATGGGGTCATTTTTAGCCGGGGTGTTACTGGCAAACTCCAGCTACCGACATCAATTAGAAACAGATATCGAGCCATTCAAAGGATTGCTGCTTGGGCTGTTCTTTATGGCTGTGGGCATGAGTATGGATCTCAGCCTATTACTGAAAGAACCGCTATTACTGTTGGGGGTTTTGCTAGCAATGCTGGCGATTAAAACTCTGGTGCTGGTGGTGTTGGGCAAATTTCGCAGACACTCGTGGCGCAATAGCGTGGCGTTGGGACTTATTCTGGCTGAAGGCGGTGAGTTTGCATTTGTGTTGTTGTCGCAAGCACATCTGTCAGGGTTATTGTCTCAGGAACTCAGCCAGGCGTTAGTGTTGGTGATAGGGCTTTCTATGGCATTAACACCTTACTTACTGCGAGCCTTCCGGGCGACCGCCAAACCAGCCGAGGATCATAGTCGACTTGCCGATGTTATTGAACCGGGTGAAAGTGAGGTGGTCATTGCTGGCTTTGGCCGAATGGGGCAGATCACAGGGCGTATTTTAGCTTCCACAGGTATTCCATTTGTTGCTCTTGATAAAGATGCCCACCATGTGGATGTCGTCAGGCAGTTTGGCAGTGAAGTTTACTTCGGTGATGCCAAACGACTCGATATGTTGCTGTCGGCTGGGCTCACTAAAGCGAGAGTGATATTAGTCACCGTGGATTCGGTTGAGGATTCATTGCAGATCGTCAATCAGGTACAGACTCATTTTCCCCACGTCACTATTATCGCTAGAGCACGTGACCGTAACCATGCATATCGCTTGATGAGTATGGGGGTCACTCGGGTATTTCGTGAAACGTTTGGTTCAGCACTGAGCGCCAGTGAAAGTGTGTTGCAAATGCTAGGGATGTCGCAAGTGCAGGCTTCGGAACGTGTCCGGATTTTTGCAGAGCACGATAAGGCCCAAGTGGTTGCCGGGGCTGAGCATAAAGACGATTTGAAGGCATTGATCCGTATCTCTAACGAAGGTAAAGCGGAGCTTGCATCGCTGATGCGTGCCGACCGAGATAAGGGCATTTAGCCTCTAGCATAGACACATACATAGATGTGAGTTTGCTTGGCCGTAACCAAATGAGCCTGAGCGGTAGCTGTTTTTCTAGCATTTACGGAAAAAGTGAAAATTTTTTTATTTTTACCAGATTTTCCAGAGATGTTGCTGGTTTAATCACAGTCTGTCTCATAACGTATCTTGCTGGAGATCTTACCAAATTGACGTCTACGTCAATTTAAAACGACTGTTTTATTCCCGTGTTTGTTTTGCCTCTATTAACTTATTGTTTCTATTACTTTTAATGGCTTAACCAACAGGTTAATCTGTTACGTCATTTCATCTTCACGCCTTAATTAATTATCCGTTCAGGTGTAAACAATTATGATTTTTTGTAATTAAATTACGTAATAAATTACTTATTGTGTTTTATGGTAAAGAAGTCTGACAAATTATTAGAAAAAGCTGTTTTGTATAAAATTTAATAGTTATTAATTTAATAAAAACAATTAATTATTTTTTATGTGCGTTATTGGTAAAACCAATTTTTATGACATTAATCACGCTGACTTATGACTTTTTGGCTATTGCATTGTTTATTTTTTATCGCTAGGTTTTGTTATTAAAAGAACATATGAAAGTTTTGTCGCTAAGAAATTTTAAACCTGGAGGTTGTCAATGCAACAGACCGCAGAACGCCCACTTACTACGGCTGGCAGCTTAGCCATAAGTGCCAGTCCGATTGCCGGACAAGAGCGGGTATTAACAGAAGGCGCTTGTGCTTTATTACAGGCACTGTGTGGCCAGTTTGCCAACGAAGTCGAGAGCTTACTCGCTCGTCGTAAACAGCGTCAGCAGATGATTGATGCCGGTACACTTCCGGATTTCCTGCCAGAGACCCAATCAATTAGAGAGGGGGATTGGCAAATCCTCGGCATTCCCGCCGATTTACAAGATCGCCGGGTAGAAATTACCGGTCCGGTGGATCGCAAGATGATTATCAACGCACTCAATGCGGGGGTAAAAGTTTTCATGGCCGATTTTGAAGATTCGCTGGCCCCTAGCTGGGAAAAGCTAATCCAAGGTCAGGTGAACCTGCAAGATGCGGTCAGAGGTGAAATTGAATACACCGCACCTGAAACCGGTAAACATTACCAACTGTGTGATACTCCCGCCGTGTTGGTTGCCCGAGTGCGGGGGCTGCATCTGCCTGAAGATCATATTTTGTTTAATGGTAAGGCGATTCCGGGTGGCTTGTTTGACTTCGCCATGTACTTTTTCCATAACTACCGTCAGTTGTTGGCAAAAGGCAGTGGTCCATATTTCTATATCCCTAAGCTGGAAAGTCATCTGGAAGCTCGTTGGTGGGCTAAGGTATTTGCATTTGTTGAAGAACGTTTTTGCCTGCAGCCTGGCACCATCAAATGTACCTGTCTGATTGAGACATTACCCGCCGTGTTTGAGATGGACGAAATTCTCTATGAGCTGCGTTCAAATATTGTGGCACTCAACTGCGGCCGATGGGATTACATTTTCAGCTACATCAAAACACTGAAGAATCATCCAGACCGAGTCCTGCCAGATCGGCAGCAGGTGGGCATGGATAAGCCATTTCTCAGCGCTTATTCGCGGTTGCTGATCAAAACCTGTCATAAACGTGGGGCGCTGGCGATGGGCGGCATGGCGGCATTTATTCCTGCCAAGGACCCAGAAGTTAACGCCAAAGTGTTGCAACGAGTCCGTGCGGATAAAGAACTGGAAGCCCGCAATGGCCACGATGGCACCTGGATTGCACACCCTGGTTTGGCGCAGATTGCGCTAGAGATATTCGATGAGTATATCGGCAAAGAACGCCCCAACCAGTTGCATATTACCCGCGATGTTGACGCGCCAATCCTCGCCTCAGAATTACTGGCTCCTTGCGATGGCAGTCGTACCGAAGAAGGCATGCGGCTAAATATCCGCATCGCGTTGCAGTACATCGAAGCTTGGATTGGTGGCAACGGCTGCGTGCCTATTTATGGCTTGATGGAGGATGCCGCCACCGCCGAGATCAGCCGTACCTCTATTTGGCAGTGGATCCGCCACGGCAAATCTTTGAGCAATGGCAAACTGGTGACAAAAGCGCTGTTCCGCAACATGCTCACCGATGAACTCGCTGCGGTAAAACGGGAAGTGGGCGAACAACGCTATACCCAGGGCCGGTTTATTCAGGCGGCATCATTGCTGGAAGAGATCACCACCGCAGATGAGTTGGTGGATTTCTTAACCCTACCAGGTTATCGCTTGCTTAATACGTAACCTATTCAATTGACTGGGCTCAGCCCGTAACTGTAACCATCGGTTTTGGGGCCGATGAGCAACTTGTAGGAGTGTAAAAATGACTGAGGCAAGCCAAATGAATCGTCAGGCGCAAATTGCGGCCCTGAAACAGGATTGGGCTGAAAATCCACGTTGGCAAGGCGTTCGCAGACCTTATAGCGCAGAAGAAGTAGTGGCATTGAGAGGCTCGGTGATCCCCGAGAACACGCTGGCCAAAATGGGGGCGGCAAAATTGTGGGCGTTGGTGAATGGTGCTGCCCGCAAGGGATACGTTAACTCGTTAGGGGCGTTAACGGGGGGCAGGCGGTACAACAGGCAAAAGCGGGAATTGAGGCGATTTACCTTTCTGGCTGGCAGGTTGCAGCCGATGCCAATCTGGCGAGCACCATGTATCCCGATCAGTCGTTATATCCGGCTAATTCGGTGCCCTCTGTGGTCTCTCGGATCAATAATGCCTTTCGCCGTGCCGATCAAATCCAATGGAGCCAAGGGGTAAATGTCGATGATGACGGCTTTACCGACTATTTTCTGCCAATTATTGCTGATGCCGAAGCTGGGTTTGGCGGGGTACTGAACGCTTATGAACTGATGAAGTCAATGATTGAGGCGGGGGCTGCCGGGGTTCACTTTGAAGATCAGTTAGCATCGGTGAAAAAGTGTGGGCATATGGGCGGTAAAGTGCTGGTGCCAACCCAAGAAGCTGTACAAAAACTGGTGGCCGCGAGACTGGCAGCTGACGTTGCCGGGGTGGATACCTTGGTTATTGCGCGCACCGATGCCAATGCCGCCGATTTGCTGACTTCTGATTGTGATCCCTATGATAGTGATTTCATCACGGGTGAGCGTACGCCTGAAGGATTTTATCGGGTACGTGCTGGCCTTGACCAAGCCATCTCCCGCGGTCTGGCTTACTGCCCATATGCTGACTTGGTATGGTGTGAAACGGCCAAGCCAGATCTGCAAGAGGCTCGCCGTTTTGCTGAAGCTATTCATGCTAAGTTCCCAGGTAAGCTGCTGGCATATAACTGCTCACCATCGTTCAACTGGAAGAAAAATCTGGATGATGCCACCATCGCTCGCTTCCAGCAGGAACTGTCGGATATGGGCTACAAATACCAGTTCATCACATTGGCAGGTATCCATAACATGTGGTTCAACATGTTCGATCTTGCCTATGAGTATGCTCGCGGTGAAGGGATGAAACATTACGTAGAGAAGGTTCAACAACCGGAATTTGCGGCCGCGGAGAAAGGCTATACCTTTGTGGCGCATCAACAGGAAGTGGGCACTGGGTACTTCGATAAGGTAACGAATGTCATCCAGGGCGGCATGTCTTCGGTCACCGCATTAACTGGCTCGACAGAAGAAGCCCAGTTTTAATAAGCTTATCAGGTTATCTAACGGCGCAGGCGCGCCGTTTTTTGTACCTGTGGACGGCAAATACAAAGAAATTTTGTTATCACAATGTAAATTCCACCAGGGTGAGTTATGTTTAAACAACATAAACCAGTATTACATTTACTGGATAACGTTACCCGAAGGTAAATTGCGTTGAAGACAAATTCTCTGGGCGCAGATTATTGGGTACGTCGTATCAGCGAGCAGGAAATGCCTGCGCTAGGCTCCATGATCCGTACTCTTGAACAACTCGCTAAGGATGAAGTGTCATCAATGGCGGTGTTGGGCCGCAGTATCATGCACGACAACGCGTTAACCTCGCGAGTCCTGCGTGTTGCCAATAGTGCTATTTACAATAAAGGCATCAGCCAGGTGACAACGCTCAGCCGGGCGGCCGTGGTACTTGGGTTTGATGTTATCCGTAATATCTGTATTACGGCTAAGTTGCTGACTAGCTTGCTGGAAAGCAACAATATGTCGCCGGCGGTTTACCAACGCTTGCTAAAATTGATGGCGCATTCATTCCAATCCGCAATGCTCACTAAAATGATGTTGGCGGATTATGGCGAGGAGTTGCAAGAGGAAGCATTTATTGCCTCATTGCTTTATCACCTCGGTGAAAGTGCCTTCTGGAGCGTTGCTGGGCAACCTGCTGATGAGTTGGACGCATTACTGGCAAATTGTGAGGATAATGTCAGTTGTTTGCAGGTTTCTCGTGATTATCTAGGCGTATCATTTAATCAGCTAACACAGGGACTTGCCCGGAGTTGGGGGCTGGGTGAGTTGCTGATGAAATCCTTGCTGAATCCAGATGAACGAACCCCAGAAGTTCGCACTATCTTTCTTGCCAATAAACTTAGCGATGTGATGAGTGACAGTCAGGCATCTCCTGACGAATTGCAGCGCCGATTGCAGCAATGTGCCGAGTTAATGGCGTTACCAACATCAGAGTTTCAACAGCGCTTACAGCACTGTTTGGATGCGACTAGGCGACTGACGGTGGATTATGGCGCAAAAGTGTTGCTGCAACATTTGCCCAAACGCGAGACGCTGACACAGTTGGCACCATCACCGCACCTTGTGCCAAGAGTGGCGGATACCGGTGTTTTGTTGGAAAAACTGCGGCAACTCACCTTGCTTGCGCAAGATAAACCCGATTTTAATCAGGTCATTTTGACAGCATTGCCAGCTATGCTTGATGGCATTGGGTTAGATCGCTGCGCAGTGTTGCTCTTGTCACCCAATCGTAAACGTTTGCAGCCCCGGCTAGCCATAGGTGATAACGCAGACCTAATGAAGCAAAGCTTTGTATTAGAGTTGAGTGACGATGCGGTGATGTTGCGAGCCTGTCTAGAAAAACAACAGGCATGCTGGCAGGGCAAGGATACTCCAGAGCTACCGATGGGGGAGATTTTGCAGCAACTGTTACCTGTAAACGGTTATCTGATGGCACCGCTGCGAGTTGAAAATAAAACCATCGGCATTTTTTATGCTGACCGTCAGACCACGGGAAGAGACATTTGTCAGCAAGATTTTGACAGTTTTACCCATGTCGCCCAGTTGGCTAATCTTTGTTTATCACTCGCACTCAGGGGTTTTAACCGCCTTTTTACGGAAAATCTTTATTTGATCTGTGATGCGCGGTGCCAAGGCATTGGGTATTGGGAAACTCAGGTGATATTGTAAAATTTTCCAGCCATCTTCAGTGAGTACCAGCGTGCCAGTACCGCGGCATAATCCATAGTTTTTATTATCTAAGATCTCATCAAAAACAATGACATCACCGTGGCGAACCAATGTGCGTGACCGAGTTTCATAGCTCCAGCCCTTACTGCTACGGGCATAACGCTGAAAATCCCCATCGTCCAGTGTTCGGTAATATCTGTGCCAATAAACCCAGCATCTTCGGTAAATAGGCTGAAATAACTGTCCCAGTCTGCGGCAGCAGCACTTAAATGCAGCATATCAAGGAGTGCATCCGCTTTCGCGGTTTGTGGGTTGCGAGATACTTGATTTAGTGCCGTTGGCGTATCGGCATCCGCTGCCAAGGGAGTCCGGCCTGAACGAGCACACTGAACAACAGCACTTTTGTCAATTTTTGTAAGTTCAACATAAGTTTTGCCGGTAAATTTTTAACAATATTCTAGGCTGCATAACATGGGGATGCCAGCGGTTAATGTGTTGGCAGACGGTAAAAATGCAGATAAAAAAAGCTGACAGCAAACGATAACGCGTTTCAACTGTCAGCAAATGGGTAGGAGTTAGTATGAACTTAGGAAAACAAGGGAGTTAATCAACCATAAACTGTTGATACAGTAACTTACGCTGTTGCGCACTAAGGCTGTCGAAGTAACTTGTCAAAAACCTTAACATGCGGGATTTAGATACGTTCGCTTCTGTGGACAATTGTGCCAGTTGCTCAATTATCGGCTCACCTAGAGTAAAGGTTGCCCGTTTCAATGGACATTGTGGCGGATAAACCAGTCGTCCATTGTTTGACTCTGCAACATGGCGGTGCAAAGTAATGATATTGCTTTTATCAGCAATAACATGATGTTGCTCGGTACGGCGCTCTTTGCCGAGCGCATAGAAAATGGCATCCTCGATAAATTCATCAATGGAAGGACACAAGTCTTGTCGGTTACGATGTGGCTCACATGGCGTAGCGTTTTTCTTCAGATCTGCTAGACCCATACTGTGCCCCCATAGCGTTAACTTTTAGATTCATGAAGCGTTGCCGCAGCTCAGCTGCATTGCTGGCTTGTAACATTTCACATGCGATGCCACGGATTTCATCGGCGGCTTTACCTTGGGGCTCAATTTCCATGACAGAACGGCCTGATTCCTCGCTGTCATCATAGATATTACGGCTATAAGTGACATTGCTCAGCACCTTGATGTCATAGGTGCGGCAGACTTCTTTGGCTTCTTCAATACGGCTCGCCTGACTGGGAAGGTTAGGGCATTGGGTGATAACAAATGATGCCAGCATCTTCGGATTTATCATCATGCAAGTGGCAACCACATCATCCATATGGCTGACCGTTTTAAGGTCGCGGCGCTTTGGCCGTAGTGGCATCAATACGTGTGAAGCTACCGACATAGTTGCCCGTAAGGCAAGGTTGTCCTGGCCTCCACAGTCGACGATGACAACATCATAGTGCTGCTCCAGACTGAGCAAATCGTTACGGATTTTGCCATACAGTTGCACACAATTGATGCCCGTCAGCTCTGGATGCTGATTACGTGCTTGGATCCAGTCGGATGTGGTGCGCTGGGGATCACAGTCGACCATAATAACGGCGGCACCACAGTCTCTTGCCAAAAACACGGCGATATTCTGGGCGATACAACTCTTGCCGCTACCACCTTTTTCTCCGCCGACCAGTATGATCATGATGTAATCCTCAGCTGTTTTTAACGGATGGCATCGTAAGATGCGTTACCATTACAAGCTACCTAATTGGGTTGGTAAAATTAATGTTACAGGGAAAGTTTTTTCGGTCAAGTGTA from Shewanella dokdonensis includes:
- a CDS encoding RnfH family protein, giving the protein MVSNEVAAFSVDIIYALPHQQKVIPVSVLPGTTFIEAVRKSRIGDFFPELDLEHIKLGCFSHVVKADDVLQPGQRVEIYRPLIADPKDVRRKRAEKAKDEGRINKTTGAKIS
- a CDS encoding outer membrane protein assembly factor BamE — protein: MLIKKQSLTLMGAAALALSLNACSVMDWLVYKPDIPQGNYMETQQVEKLRIDMTKEQVEYVLGRPVLRDSFADDTWYYVYHYKSGRDASVTHKELIAHFNGDKLASVSGDYALSKDFNTPLEQTLLPEARSPELVPQVPEQRPDTKPLIEEKNPARSNSSEVKPVEPAAGK
- a CDS encoding monovalent cation:proton antiporter-2 (CPA2) family protein, whose translation is MEQDNILISTLLFLLAAVVLVPLGKRFGVGPILSYLAAGVILGPAGIGVVSEPASVLHIAEFGVVLMLFIMGLQLSPGKLWELRSAIFGLGSSQLILSWTAVSLFSVYLGLSWASAIIIGAALSLSSTAFAVQLMAEQRLLTTPIGRDAFGVLLMQDLAVIPMLLLTAYLDPNSAEAGHRAVPWYWTCVALLGFLLMGKYLLPKLLQLVAASGVPEVLTAFALLLVMGSAALMAWLGLSSGMGSFLAGVLLANSSYRHQLETDIEPFKGLLLGLFFMAVGMSMDLSLLLKEPLLLLGVLLAMLAIKTLVLVVLGKFRRHSWRNSVALGLILAEGGEFAFVLLSQAHLSGLLSQELSQALVLVIGLSMALTPYLLRAFRATAKPAEDHSRLADVIEPGESEVVIAGFGRMGQITGRILASTGIPFVALDKDAHHVDVVRQFGSEVYFGDAKRLDMLLSAGLTKARVILVTVDSVEDSLQIVNQVQTHFPHVTIIARARDRNHAYRLMSMGVTRVFRETFGSALSASESVLQMLGMSQVQASERVRIFAEHDKAQVVAGAEHKDDLKALIRISNEGKAELASLMRADRDKGI
- the aceB gene encoding malate synthase A codes for the protein MQQTAERPLTTAGSLAISASPIAGQERVLTEGACALLQALCGQFANEVESLLARRKQRQQMIDAGTLPDFLPETQSIREGDWQILGIPADLQDRRVEITGPVDRKMIINALNAGVKVFMADFEDSLAPSWEKLIQGQVNLQDAVRGEIEYTAPETGKHYQLCDTPAVLVARVRGLHLPEDHILFNGKAIPGGLFDFAMYFFHNYRQLLAKGSGPYFYIPKLESHLEARWWAKVFAFVEERFCLQPGTIKCTCLIETLPAVFEMDEILYELRSNIVALNCGRWDYIFSYIKTLKNHPDRVLPDRQQVGMDKPFLSAYSRLLIKTCHKRGALAMGGMAAFIPAKDPEVNAKVLQRVRADKELEARNGHDGTWIAHPGLAQIALEIFDEYIGKERPNQLHITRDVDAPILASELLAPCDGSRTEEGMRLNIRIALQYIEAWIGGNGCVPIYGLMEDAATAEISRTSIWQWIRHGKSLSNGKLVTKALFRNMLTDELAAVKREVGEQRYTQGRFIQAASLLEEITTADELVDFLTLPGYRLLNT
- a CDS encoding HDOD domain-containing protein, translating into MPALGSMIRTLEQLAKDEVSSMAVLGRSIMHDNALTSRVLRVANSAIYNKGISQVTTLSRAAVVLGFDVIRNICITAKLLTSLLESNNMSPAVYQRLLKLMAHSFQSAMLTKMMLADYGEELQEEAFIASLLYHLGESAFWSVAGQPADELDALLANCEDNVSCLQVSRDYLGVSFNQLTQGLARSWGLGELLMKSLLNPDERTPEVRTIFLANKLSDVMSDSQASPDELQRRLQQCAELMALPTSEFQQRLQHCLDATRRLTVDYGAKVLLQHLPKRETLTQLAPSPHLVPRVADTGVLLEKLRQLTLLAQDKPDFNQVILTALPAMLDGIGLDRCAVLLLSPNRKRLQPRLAIGDNADLMKQSFVLELSDDAVMLRACLEKQQACWQGKDTPELPMGEILQQLLPVNGYLMAPLRVENKTIGIFYADRQTTGRDICQQDFDSFTHVAQLANLCLSLALRGFNRLFTENLYLICDARCQGIGYWETQVIL
- a CDS encoding AAA family ATPase, translating into MIILVGGEKGGSGKSCIAQNIAVFLARDCGAAVIMVDCDPQRTTSDWIQARNQHPELTGINCVQLYGKIRNDLLSLEQHYDVVIVDCGGQDNLALRATMSVASHVLMPLRPKRRDLKTVSHMDDVVATCMMINPKMLASFVITQCPNLPSQASRIEEAKEVCRTYDIKVLSNVTYSRNIYDDSEESGRSVMEIEPQGKAADEIRGIACEMLQASNAAELRQRFMNLKVNAMGAQYGSSRSEEKRYAM